A window of the Cystobacter fuscus genome harbors these coding sequences:
- a CDS encoding peptide MFS transporter produces MTMTTAPSLSGESAAPPLATRGFFGHPRGLATLFFTEMWERFSFYGMKALLILFMTETAARGGLGFDTAKASAIYGLYGSAVYLTALPGGWLADRFIGQRRAVLVGGIIIALGHFSMAMTGVAFFYLGLVLIVTGTGLLKPNISAMVGGLYPEGGARRDAGFSIFYMGINIGVSVAPIVVGLLGERVSWHAGFGVAGVGMVLGLIQYVAGARHLGDVGLSTRGSTEPSAEAPRAGSRGLVLGVGAVLVVLLGVLQGLGVVDMTNAVGLGDAAGFVIVALALAFFGYMFAAGGLEAADKRRLAVIGVFFLSSTVFWAGFEQAGSSLNLFARELTDRDVFGWNVPASLLQSINGVFIITLAPVFAWLWVWLNRRGHEPSSPAKFSLGLVMLGAGFLVMVGASLAAAGGHRVSPMWLVLTYLLHTFGELSLSPVGLSTVTKLAPPRTVGMMMGVWFMSMSLGNLIAGRVAGQFEAMPLPQLFGAVAAVAIAAGLLLALFVKPLRRMMGGVN; encoded by the coding sequence ATGACGATGACCACGGCCCCCTCGCTCTCCGGAGAATCGGCGGCCCCACCGCTCGCGACCCGGGGCTTCTTCGGCCATCCGCGGGGACTGGCCACGCTGTTCTTCACGGAGATGTGGGAGCGCTTCAGCTTCTACGGCATGAAGGCGTTGCTCATCCTCTTCATGACGGAGACGGCGGCGCGGGGAGGACTGGGCTTCGACACGGCGAAGGCGAGCGCCATCTATGGCCTGTATGGCTCGGCGGTGTACCTCACCGCGCTGCCGGGAGGCTGGCTCGCGGACCGGTTCATCGGCCAGCGGCGCGCGGTGCTCGTGGGCGGCATCATCATCGCGCTCGGGCACTTCAGCATGGCGATGACCGGGGTGGCGTTCTTCTACCTGGGGCTCGTGCTCATCGTGACGGGCACGGGGCTGCTCAAGCCCAACATCAGCGCCATGGTGGGTGGGCTCTACCCCGAGGGCGGGGCGCGGCGCGACGCGGGCTTCTCCATCTTCTACATGGGCATCAACATCGGCGTGTCCGTGGCGCCCATCGTGGTGGGCCTGCTGGGCGAGCGCGTGAGCTGGCACGCGGGCTTTGGCGTCGCGGGCGTCGGCATGGTGCTCGGGCTCATCCAGTACGTGGCGGGCGCCAGACACCTGGGCGACGTGGGACTGTCCACGCGCGGGAGCACGGAGCCGTCCGCCGAGGCGCCACGCGCGGGCTCGCGCGGTCTGGTGCTCGGAGTGGGGGCGGTGCTGGTGGTGCTCCTGGGCGTGTTGCAGGGATTGGGCGTCGTGGACATGACGAACGCGGTGGGCCTGGGCGACGCGGCGGGCTTCGTCATCGTGGCGCTCGCGCTCGCCTTCTTCGGGTACATGTTCGCCGCGGGGGGGCTCGAGGCCGCGGACAAGCGCCGCCTGGCGGTCATCGGTGTCTTCTTCCTGAGCTCCACCGTCTTCTGGGCCGGCTTCGAGCAGGCGGGCTCCTCGCTCAACCTCTTCGCCCGGGAGCTCACGGACCGCGACGTGTTCGGCTGGAACGTGCCCGCGAGCCTCCTCCAGTCCATCAATGGGGTATTCATCATCACCCTGGCGCCGGTGTTCGCCTGGCTGTGGGTGTGGCTCAACCGGCGAGGCCACGAGCCCTCCAGTCCCGCCAAGTTCTCCCTGGGACTGGTGATGTTGGGGGCGGGATTCCTGGTGATGGTGGGCGCGTCGCTCGCGGCCGCGGGAGGCCATCGGGTGAGCCCGATGTGGCTGGTGCTCACCTACCTGCTGCACACCTTCGGCGAGCTGAGCCTGAGCCCCGTGGGATTGAGCACGGTGACGAAGCTCGCTCCGCCACGCACGGTGGGCATGATGATGGGCGTGTGGTTCATGTCCATGTCGCTCGGCAACCTCATCGCCGGGCGCGTGGCCGGGCAGTTCGAGGCCATGCCCCTGCCCCAGCTCTTCGGCGCGGTGGCCGCCGTCGCCATCGCCGCGGGCCTCCTGCTCGCCCTCTTCGTCAAACCCTTGCGGCGGATGATGGGCGGGGTGAACTGA